The following are encoded together in the Flavobacterium sp. TR2 genome:
- a CDS encoding LamG-like jellyroll fold domain-containing protein, with the protein MRKILLLILILSFSQINAQCWKSVAAGAGYTIALTTDGDLWSWGENARGQLGIGSFTITNKPTKIGINKDWKTVSTGQSFAVALKTNGTLWAWGDNYYEQLCDGTRTNSSVPIQIGTATDWTAISAGDGFCIALKADGTLWGWGNNYNGQLGDGTTNNKNTPTQIGTANDWQTIETGSAYSIAIKKDGTLWAWGSNSFGQLGDNTHTDILLPKKIGTSSDWKTISAGVSHTMAIKTDGSLWGWGESAYGNLGSGSRTDFYVPTKIGTSTDWKTISCGGNHTIAIKNNGSLWGWGYNLDGQLGNGANANIMAPIQIGSATNYETTAVGYFHTTVVDTNNSLWTTGRNSEGQLGLGTFANKNAPTLLACPGTLAATTEFTNITCFGTTGSASITSVNGGTAPYTYLWSNGKTTASITNLAAGTYTCTITDAASLSITKSFDILQPTALSATVIVESPVCGDVNKKGSLTINAFGGTLPYQYSISNNPYQDSNVFANMPSGMYQVMVRDKNGCIIQIIAEIQPGNTPPPYTYPDVQTFNSTAIVANLKASGISLKWYSSDTDTTPLDLSTPLRTGKYYVSQTLNGCESAKAAFDVSIQPVSISDPIPTDGLVAYYPFNGNANDASGNRLNASVAGATLTSDRFGNNNSAYSFNGVDNFINVFMPNIPQKNASRTISGWFKTDNVFSNPNKLETCIFNYGNAEKLQRLSLYIYSKGYLEPITGSDFSNDDFYVNNFNYANNDWYFFTLTYNGTKLSLYVNGKFVDERAVSLNTTNNIFRLGERYPDNKDEWFKGKIDDVAIWNRVLTPEEISALYTPGEQPAYTLIPDPNFEQKLIDLGLDNFPRDGKIHTSNINTLTSLDVSKSNISDLTGIQDFTALTDLNCSQNSLTKLNISKNTALTTLDCNTNRITSLDVSNNIALLNLICYSNQLTSLNVKANTALTKLDSGSNQYTSLDVSSNTALTFLGCNTSQLTSLDVSNNTALNLLDCRENKLTSLDVTKITTLTELYCQSNQLTNLNISKNKALEFVNCSRNQLTALDASANTSLVGLYPNYNQLKSLNLKNGNNTKLVYLNFANNPSLTCIQVDDAAYANANWSSKKDVTANFNTNCNDGYTLIPDLNFEKALIAKGIDSGTPDGRVLTAKVASVTELYFTNKSTSNLSGIQDFKSIKILYLDENQITSIDLSNNTALESLSIGDNQLKALDVSKNLALKSLYFHNNQIDSINVSKNTLLKFLYLPGNKITDLNVSKNTALVHLTCSSNLLTTLDLSQNTALEDLICDHNQITELDISKNILLNGLYCNSNKLTALNTSKNTNLVRIECDSNKITRLDTSNNPLSGGLNCSFNLLTSLDISKNTSLNYLKCASNQLINLNLKNGNNTKFINTTMVDNLKNNPKLTCIQVDDVAYANKNWMNAKDSWATYNTSCTVEYVALPDTNFEQKLIDLGIDTDGLNGKITVADATSITSLDLSNSNIKNLTGIEYFTSLTYLDVSNNQITSLDVSNNLLLETLNASSNQLTTLDLSKNTKLRIVYVVNNPLVYLNLRNGNNANFILPSNTGRKSAAALYTTFLGLTNLSCIQVDDENYSNANWSNIKESTTAYSNTCKSLGIDKSEFSQVIVYPNPTKGEITINNIALDKATVYNSLGQLVKSFTLNNANTNNTIDLSGLPRGVYYVYLINGDAASAKKIIVE; encoded by the coding sequence ATGAGGAAAATTTTACTTTTAATTTTAATTCTTTCTTTTTCGCAGATAAATGCCCAATGCTGGAAATCAGTAGCCGCGGGAGCTGGTTACACTATTGCCTTAACAACAGATGGTGATCTTTGGTCTTGGGGAGAAAATGCAAGAGGACAATTAGGTATTGGCAGTTTTACAATAACAAACAAGCCTACCAAAATAGGAATCAATAAAGATTGGAAGACTGTTTCGACAGGACAATCCTTTGCTGTTGCATTAAAAACAAATGGAACGTTATGGGCTTGGGGTGATAACTATTACGAACAGCTATGTGATGGTACAAGAACAAACAGCAGCGTACCTATTCAAATAGGAACTGCGACCGATTGGACCGCAATTTCGGCTGGAGATGGTTTTTGCATTGCTTTAAAAGCAGATGGCACTTTGTGGGGATGGGGAAATAATTATAACGGACAACTGGGTGATGGAACAACTAACAATAAAAATACTCCCACTCAAATAGGTACAGCAAATGACTGGCAAACAATTGAAACAGGTTCTGCTTACAGTATTGCTATTAAAAAAGATGGAACATTATGGGCCTGGGGATCAAATTCATTTGGGCAATTAGGCGATAATACTCACACTGACATCCTTCTTCCAAAGAAAATTGGAACGTCAAGTGATTGGAAAACCATCTCCGCTGGTGTATCCCATACCATGGCTATAAAGACCGATGGCAGCTTATGGGGCTGGGGAGAAAGTGCATACGGAAATTTAGGCAGTGGCTCTAGAACAGATTTCTATGTTCCGACAAAAATAGGAACTTCTACAGATTGGAAAACTATTAGTTGCGGCGGAAATCATACCATTGCTATTAAAAACAATGGATCTCTGTGGGGCTGGGGATACAATTTAGACGGACAATTAGGCAATGGGGCAAATGCTAATATTATGGCTCCTATTCAAATAGGATCTGCAACCAATTATGAAACTACAGCTGTTGGTTATTTTCACACGACTGTCGTAGATACAAACAACTCTCTTTGGACAACAGGTCGAAATTCTGAAGGGCAATTAGGTCTGGGAACATTTGCCAATAAAAATGCTCCAACACTTTTGGCCTGCCCTGGAACATTAGCAGCAACAACAGAATTTACAAATATAACCTGTTTTGGCACTACAGGATCAGCATCTATAACATCAGTTAATGGCGGTACAGCTCCATATACTTATCTTTGGTCTAATGGAAAAACAACAGCTTCTATAACAAACTTAGCCGCTGGAACCTACACTTGCACAATAACAGACGCTGCTTCATTATCAATCACAAAAAGCTTTGACATTCTGCAACCAACTGCTCTTAGTGCAACAGTAATTGTTGAAAGCCCTGTCTGTGGCGATGTAAATAAAAAAGGAAGTTTGACCATTAATGCTTTTGGAGGAACTTTACCATACCAATACTCCATTTCAAATAATCCTTATCAAGACTCAAATGTCTTTGCTAATATGCCTTCTGGAATGTATCAAGTAATGGTAAGAGACAAAAACGGATGTATCATTCAAATTATAGCAGAAATTCAACCTGGCAATACTCCGCCACCATATACATATCCCGATGTACAGACATTTAACAGTACCGCAATTGTAGCTAATTTAAAAGCTAGCGGAATCAGCCTTAAATGGTATAGTTCTGATACAGATACAACTCCATTAGATTTATCAACCCCTTTGCGTACAGGCAAATATTATGTTTCGCAAACACTCAATGGATGTGAAAGCGCAAAAGCAGCATTTGACGTATCTATTCAGCCTGTTTCAATAAGCGATCCAATACCAACAGATGGTTTGGTTGCTTATTATCCTTTTAACGGAAATGCCAACGATGCAAGCGGAAACAGATTAAATGCGAGCGTTGCTGGTGCTACCCTAACCTCAGATAGGTTTGGAAACAATAATAGTGCTTATAGTTTTAATGGCGTAGACAATTTTATAAATGTTTTTATGCCAAATATTCCTCAAAAAAATGCTTCAAGAACAATATCAGGATGGTTTAAAACAGACAATGTTTTTAGCAATCCTAATAAACTTGAAACTTGTATTTTTAATTATGGCAATGCCGAAAAACTGCAAAGGCTATCTCTTTATATTTACAGCAAAGGTTACCTTGAACCTATAACGGGTTCAGATTTTTCTAATGATGACTTTTATGTAAACAATTTTAATTACGCAAACAATGATTGGTACTTCTTTACACTTACCTATAATGGCACTAAACTTTCTTTATATGTAAACGGTAAATTTGTAGATGAAAGAGCCGTAAGTTTAAACACAACGAATAATATCTTCCGATTGGGAGAAAGATATCCTGATAATAAAGATGAATGGTTTAAAGGAAAAATAGATGATGTTGCTATTTGGAATCGCGTTTTAACTCCAGAGGAAATTTCAGCTTTGTACACTCCTGGGGAGCAGCCTGCTTATACTTTAATTCCAGATCCGAATTTTGAACAAAAATTAATCGATTTAGGATTGGATAACTTTCCTCGTGATGGAAAAATCCACACATCTAATATCAACACCTTAACTTCCTTAGACGTTAGCAAAAGTAATATTTCAGATTTAACAGGAATACAAGACTTCACAGCATTAACTGATTTGAATTGCAGTCAAAATTCATTAACAAAATTAAACATAAGCAAAAATACCGCTCTAACTACTCTAGATTGTAATACCAATAGAATAACCTCGTTAGACGTAAGTAATAATATTGCTTTGCTTAATTTGATCTGCTATTCAAATCAATTGACATCTTTAAATGTTAAAGCAAATACAGCGCTAACAAAATTAGATTCGGGTTCAAACCAATATACTTCTTTAGATGTAAGCTCAAATACTGCTTTAACATTTTTGGGTTGCAATACAAGCCAATTAACTAGTTTAGATGTAAGTAATAATACAGCTTTAAATTTGCTGGATTGCCGCGAAAATAAATTAACCTCATTGGATGTTACTAAAATCACTACTCTAACAGAGCTATATTGTCAATCTAATCAATTAACAAATTTAAATATAAGCAAAAATAAAGCTTTAGAATTTGTAAACTGTTCAAGAAATCAGCTAACCGCTTTGGATGCTAGCGCAAACACTTCCTTAGTTGGTTTATATCCTAATTATAATCAATTAAAGAGTCTAAATTTAAAGAATGGCAACAATACTAAACTTGTCTATCTAAATTTTGCCAACAACCCAAGTTTAACTTGCATACAAGTTGATGATGCGGCTTACGCCAATGCAAACTGGTCTTCCAAAAAAGATGTCACGGCAAACTTTAATACGAACTGCAACGATGGGTATACTTTGATTCCCGATCTGAATTTTGAAAAAGCCTTAATTGCCAAAGGAATTGATTCTGGAACTCCAGACGGAAGAGTTCTTACCGCAAAAGTAGCTTCAGTAACTGAATTGTATTTTACGAACAAGTCAACTAGCAATTTATCTGGAATTCAAGATTTTAAGTCTATAAAAATTCTTTATCTCGATGAAAATCAAATTACCAGCATCGATCTTTCTAATAATACTGCTTTAGAATCTTTATCTATAGGCGATAATCAGTTAAAAGCTTTGGATGTTTCTAAAAATTTGGCTTTAAAAAGTCTCTACTTTCATAACAACCAAATAGACAGTATAAATGTTTCAAAAAATACACTTTTAAAATTTTTATATTTACCAGGAAATAAGATAACCGATTTAAACGTTTCAAAAAATACTGCTTTAGTGCACTTAACCTGTAGTTCTAATTTATTAACGACCCTTGATCTTTCTCAAAATACAGCTCTTGAAGATTTAATCTGCGATCATAATCAAATAACAGAATTAGATATTTCTAAAAATATTTTATTGAACGGTTTGTATTGCAATAGCAATAAATTAACAGCTTTAAATACTTCAAAAAACACTAATCTTGTCAGAATCGAATGTGATTCTAATAAAATTACCCGTTTAGATACTTCTAATAATCCTTTATCAGGCGGCTTGAATTGTAGTTTTAATTTATTAACATCTCTTGATATTTCAAAAAACACTTCATTAAACTATCTAAAATGTGCTTCCAATCAATTAATTAATCTTAATTTAAAAAACGGAAACAATACTAAATTCATCAATACCACTATGGTTGATAATTTGAAAAACAATCCTAAATTAACCTGTATTCAAGTTGATGATGTCGCTTATGCGAATAAAAACTGGATGAATGCTAAAGATTCTTGGGCGACTTACAATACCTCTTGCACAGTAGAATATGTAGCGCTTCCAGACACTAATTTTGAACAAAAATTAATTGATTTAGGAATTGACACTGATGGTCTTAACGGAAAAATCACAGTTGCCGATGCAACTTCGATAACAAGTTTAGACCTTTCAAACAGCAATATTAAAAATCTGACAGGTATTGAATATTTCACCTCATTGACATATTTAGACGTGAGCAATAACCAAATTACATCTCTTGACGTAAGCAACAATTTACTTCTAGAAACGCTAAACGCTTCTTCAAATCAGCTTACTACATTAGATTTATCCAAAAATACGAAGCTCAGAATTGTATATGTTGTCAATAATCCTTTGGTTTATTTAAATCTTCGAAACGGAAACAATGCTAATTTTATTCTGCCATCAAATACCGGAAGAAAATCTGCTGCTGCATTATATACCACTTTCTTAGGACTTACAAATCTTAGCTGCATACAAGTTGATGATGAGAATTATTCAAATGCAAATTGGTCAAATATCAAAGAATCGACTACTGCTTATTCTAATACTTGCAAAAGTCTGGGCATTGACAAATCTGAGTTTAGCCAAGTTATTGTATATCCAAACCCAACAAAAGGCGAAATAACTATTAATAATATTGCCTTAGACAAAGCAACAGTTTACAACTCGTTAGGGCAATTGGTAAAATCTTTTACTTTAAATAACGCAAATACAAATAATACGATCGATTTATCTGGCTTGCCTAGAGGAGTTTATTATGTATATCTAATCAATGGAGATGCCGCTTCTGCTAAAAAAATCATAGTAGAATAA
- a CDS encoding T9SS type A sorting domain-containing protein, giving the protein MKTKLLFLLLLASFSINAQTNLVPNGNFETWSVSTKPDNWYQYFSGYISKSADAQNGASSINMMVASGTFNFINTEYFPVTAGKTYRVTMYHKLAKGTFSSVEFSLYHKPSTFKEEIIKKTDVTFSSTEWRKIEFEYTSTVSENIEVDIWAYGSLNSEILVDNVSVVDVKDIPLQYTKIPDVEFEKKLIALGLDSGATDGRVLTSNIQTVKSLSLDTRVISDLTGIEDFTALETLSAKGTNYYYPTAESDGILKTLNVSKNINLISLDCSTNKLTSIDISANTKLNYLNCSGNKIASINLANNPNLGIANVDYNLISTIDISKNQALTSFSCAYTKITSFDAGKNPGLRLLNVNGNKLPSLDISNNSYLYTLYCEGNSFTSLNTSKNYNLITLSCIGTPITTLDLSNNVLLQTLDCSTTAITTLDLSKNLDLKSLSIEATQLTAIDVSANLKLESFSGRASKLKTLDLSKNTNLTRLFCHESAALSEVNLKNGNNTKINGQNFNLTSCPNLYCLQVDDVNYATQNWKQKDAYVNYTSAACSALAYTSIPDKEFEKRLIELGIDSGTPDGKVLTPRIAAVKSLKVDPTLVADLTGLEDFTALEVLECRNSCIVSTGGGCGKITTLDVSKNTALKQLYCEGNQLTSLNVSKNINLTSLYCSSNKLTSLDLSNNPELSVIDVSRNFLTELNISNNKKLSQVTCISNKIKSLDVTNSKLTLLACSDNEISSLDLTNQSNLVQLYVENNKLSSLNTANKPSLIYFNCSNNLLTSLDVTSSINLSELKCSNNKLTSLNVTQNVNLTSLGCGTNAIAGFDISKNIKLKELECSSLQLKELDVTFLPELKKLTANKNNLTAINLSKNLKLTDAYLSENQIAEIDVTNNLLLAYLLIQSNKLKVLNVVNNPELYYVDFYNNQLTTFDISKNKKVQYVNCNTNKLTSLNLQNGVQNLYINIEIPNYKNNPDLKCIQVTDAKYSKTNWSYYADANVRFSEDCAGPLTLLPNNFTVEAKGELCPGENNGAINITAKETFAYQAKINDKVLSFTNNTLNYSNLAPGNYIISITIPNEIFEQNFNVTIPKAAATAGKSSVTAKNVDVEITQGTAPFTVFVDGKEQFQTTDANFTVALDKAGLVEVATAKACEGVFAKKVTSYELGTMLAAYPNPTSGSIEIEIPNAKTEVLIELFNFGGQLVSKGNYSAESGRVLLNLEKLPAGIYAAKINLEIPEYIKIIKN; this is encoded by the coding sequence ATGAAGACAAAACTACTCTTCTTGCTTTTACTGGCAAGCTTTTCTATTAACGCACAAACCAACTTAGTTCCGAATGGGAATTTTGAGACTTGGTCTGTGTCTACTAAACCAGACAACTGGTATCAATATTTTAGCGGTTATATCTCTAAAAGTGCAGATGCTCAAAATGGCGCTTCGAGCATTAACATGATGGTAGCCAGCGGAACGTTTAACTTTATTAACACAGAGTATTTTCCTGTAACGGCTGGTAAAACGTATAGAGTTACCATGTACCACAAACTTGCAAAAGGAACATTTTCTTCTGTCGAATTTAGCTTGTATCATAAGCCTAGCACTTTTAAGGAGGAAATAATTAAAAAAACGGATGTGACTTTTTCTTCTACAGAATGGAGAAAAATAGAATTTGAATATACTTCAACTGTTTCTGAAAATATTGAAGTTGACATTTGGGCTTATGGAAGTCTTAATTCTGAAATTTTGGTTGACAATGTTTCAGTGGTAGACGTAAAAGATATTCCGCTTCAATACACGAAGATTCCGGATGTTGAATTCGAAAAAAAATTAATTGCTTTAGGACTTGACAGTGGCGCAACCGATGGAAGAGTATTAACATCAAACATTCAAACTGTCAAATCATTGAGTCTTGACACAAGGGTTATTTCTGACTTAACAGGGATTGAAGATTTTACAGCTTTAGAAACATTATCTGCGAAAGGAACCAATTATTATTACCCTACTGCAGAATCTGATGGTATATTGAAAACATTAAATGTTTCTAAAAATATTAATTTAATATCTCTAGATTGTTCTACAAACAAGTTGACTAGTATAGATATCTCTGCCAATACGAAATTAAACTATTTGAATTGCAGCGGAAATAAAATAGCTTCAATCAACCTAGCGAACAATCCTAATTTAGGAATAGCTAATGTCGACTATAACTTAATCAGCACTATTGATATTTCTAAGAACCAGGCTTTAACTTCATTCTCTTGTGCCTATACAAAAATAACTTCTTTTGATGCAGGTAAAAATCCTGGATTGCGTCTTTTAAACGTAAACGGAAATAAACTGCCTTCTTTAGATATTTCAAACAATTCGTACCTATATACATTATATTGCGAAGGGAATTCATTTACATCTCTTAACACCTCAAAAAACTATAATTTAATTACGCTTAGTTGTATTGGTACCCCAATAACAACTTTAGATTTATCAAATAATGTTTTATTGCAGACTCTAGACTGTTCTACTACCGCAATAACAACTTTAGATCTTTCTAAGAACCTTGATTTAAAATCACTTAGCATCGAAGCGACTCAATTAACTGCAATTGATGTTTCTGCTAATTTAAAATTGGAAAGTTTTAGCGGAAGAGCCAGCAAGTTAAAAACACTAGATCTTTCTAAAAATACAAATTTAACTAGATTATTTTGTCATGAAAGTGCCGCTTTAAGCGAAGTAAACCTAAAAAACGGCAACAATACCAAGATTAACGGTCAAAATTTTAATTTAACAAGCTGTCCGAATTTATACTGTCTACAGGTTGATGATGTAAATTATGCTACTCAAAACTGGAAACAAAAAGATGCGTATGTAAACTATACTAGCGCTGCTTGTTCTGCTCTAGCATATACATCTATTCCTGATAAAGAGTTTGAAAAAAGATTGATTGAATTGGGCATCGATTCTGGCACACCTGACGGAAAGGTGCTAACTCCAAGAATCGCTGCTGTAAAATCATTAAAAGTTGACCCTACTCTAGTTGCAGATCTAACTGGTCTTGAAGATTTTACTGCATTAGAAGTATTAGAATGCAGAAACAGCTGTATCGTTAGCACCGGTGGCGGATGCGGAAAAATCACTACACTCGATGTTTCTAAGAATACTGCATTGAAACAATTGTATTGTGAAGGCAATCAGCTTACAAGTTTAAATGTTAGCAAAAATATAAACCTTACGAGTCTATATTGTTCTTCGAACAAATTAACATCTCTAGACCTTTCAAACAATCCAGAACTTTCTGTTATTGATGTATCTCGCAATTTCTTGACCGAGCTTAATATTTCTAATAATAAAAAGCTAAGCCAAGTGACCTGCATAAGCAATAAAATAAAAAGTCTAGATGTAACCAACAGCAAATTAACTTTACTGGCTTGCAGTGATAATGAAATAAGCAGCTTGGATCTTACTAACCAAAGCAACTTGGTACAGCTGTATGTTGAAAACAATAAACTATCATCGTTAAATACTGCCAATAAGCCAAGTTTAATTTACTTTAATTGCAGCAATAATTTACTGACTAGTTTAGATGTAACTTCATCAATAAATTTATCAGAGCTTAAATGTTCAAACAACAAATTGACAAGTTTAAATGTTACCCAAAATGTCAATCTGACTTCTCTTGGGTGCGGCACCAATGCTATTGCAGGTTTTGATATTTCTAAAAATATAAAACTTAAAGAATTAGAATGCTCTTCGCTTCAATTAAAAGAGTTAGATGTTACGTTCTTGCCTGAATTAAAAAAATTGACTGCCAACAAAAACAATTTAACAGCTATTAATTTATCTAAAAACCTAAAATTAACTGATGCTTATTTGTCTGAAAATCAAATTGCTGAAATAGACGTCACAAACAATCTTTTATTAGCCTATTTATTGATTCAGAGTAACAAGCTTAAAGTTTTAAACGTTGTAAACAATCCAGAATTATATTATGTTGACTTTTACAACAATCAGTTAACGACTTTTGATATTTCAAAAAACAAAAAAGTGCAGTATGTAAATTGCAACACTAATAAGCTTACAAGTTTAAATTTGCAGAATGGCGTACAAAATCTTTATATCAACATTGAAATTCCTAACTATAAAAACAATCCTGATTTAAAATGTATTCAGGTTACTGACGCAAAATATTCCAAAACAAATTGGTCTTATTATGCAGATGCTAATGTTAGATTTTCTGAAGATTGCGCTGGACCTCTTACCCTTCTTCCTAATAATTTTACTGTTGAAGCAAAAGGAGAATTATGCCCAGGCGAAAATAATGGAGCGATAAACATCACTGCAAAAGAAACCTTTGCTTATCAAGCAAAAATTAATGACAAAGTATTGTCTTTTACAAACAACACTTTAAATTATAGCAATTTAGCTCCTGGAAATTACATTATTTCAATTACGATTCCGAACGAGATTTTTGAACAGAACTTTAATGTAACTATTCCAAAAGCAGCGGCTACCGCAGGAAAATCTAGTGTAACGGCTAAGAACGTAGACGTTGAAATTACTCAAGGAACTGCTCCTTTCACCGTATTTGTTGATGGTAAAGAACAATTCCAGACGACAGATGCCAATTTTACAGTTGCTTTGGATAAAGCTGGATTGGTTGAAGTGGCAACCGCAAAAGCTTGCGAAGGTGTTTTTGCTAAAAAAGTCACTTCTTATGAATTGGGGACAATGCTTGCTGCATATCCGAACCCTACTTCTGGCAGCATCGAAATCGAAATTCCGAATGCTAAAACTGAAGTTTTAATTGAATTATTCAACTTTGGCGGTCAATTGGTTTCTAAAGGGAACTACAGTGCTGAAAGCGGAAGGGTTCTTTTAAATCTTGAAAAATTGCCTGCAGGAATTTATGCGGCAAAAATCAATTTAGAAATTCCAGAATACATTAAAATTATAAAAAACTAA
- a CDS encoding S8 family peptidase has product MNHIKPLKLSAFALLVLAGCSATVQAQVSTSKEFIKAPAAVVKKAPLSENELKRWSHLDLIKDSIPGMSVDKAYAELLQGKTGQKVIVGIVDSGVDIEHEDLQGMIWTNKKEIPGNGIDDDKNGFIDDIHGWNFLGNAVHENLEMTRIVKKADDGSPEYKAALAQYTEKYEKALKDKQQVDFLLDVHNTIKKELNKSTYKIEDLSAIASTDPKVLRSKEIMTRIFTNAGPTFDPEADFGEYKEQVYDQLDYNLNKEYDGRKIVGDNPEDIKDNHYGNNVVFGPDKEKALHGTHVAGIIAQVRGNNLGGDGVAANVEILTVRAVPDGDEYDKDIALAIRYAVDNGAKVINGSFGKSFSPHKQWVYDAITYAAKKDVLIVHAAGNDGYNIDEAKNINYPNDSKDNVKEFADNLITIGAINKSYGETVVAPFSNFGKINVDVFAPGEEIYATVPNNKYKYLQGTSMASPNAAGVAALIRSYYPKLKAAQVKKILMDSGVALPSMVVLGESENPDEAPKAVSSVESSKTAKMVNAYNALLMAEKMSKK; this is encoded by the coding sequence ATGAATCATATAAAACCTCTTAAATTATCTGCTTTTGCATTGCTTGTTTTAGCAGGTTGCAGCGCCACTGTACAAGCGCAGGTTTCAACTTCAAAAGAATTTATTAAAGCGCCGGCAGCGGTTGTAAAAAAAGCGCCTCTTAGCGAAAATGAATTAAAAAGATGGAGCCATCTCGATTTAATAAAAGATTCTATTCCGGGAATGAGCGTTGACAAAGCGTATGCTGAATTACTGCAAGGTAAAACAGGGCAAAAAGTAATCGTAGGAATTGTAGATTCTGGTGTCGATATTGAGCACGAAGATCTGCAGGGAATGATCTGGACCAATAAAAAAGAAATTCCAGGAAACGGAATCGATGACGATAAAAACGGATTTATAGATGACATTCACGGATGGAATTTCCTTGGAAACGCTGTTCACGAAAATCTAGAAATGACCCGTATCGTAAAAAAAGCTGATGATGGTTCTCCAGAATACAAAGCGGCTTTGGCGCAATACACAGAAAAATATGAAAAAGCATTAAAAGATAAACAGCAAGTAGATTTTTTACTTGATGTTCATAATACCATCAAAAAAGAGCTTAACAAATCTACGTACAAAATAGAAGATTTAAGCGCTATTGCTTCAACAGATCCAAAAGTTTTGAGAAGTAAAGAGATTATGACCCGAATTTTTACAAATGCAGGGCCAACTTTTGATCCAGAAGCTGATTTTGGAGAATACAAAGAACAAGTTTACGATCAGTTGGATTATAATTTGAATAAAGAATACGACGGAAGAAAAATCGTAGGCGACAATCCTGAAGATATTAAAGACAATCATTACGGAAACAATGTTGTTTTTGGTCCAGACAAAGAAAAAGCACTTCACGGAACTCACGTTGCAGGGATTATTGCTCAAGTTAGAGGAAATAATTTAGGCGGAGACGGAGTAGCGGCAAATGTTGAAATTTTGACCGTTAGAGCTGTTCCAGACGGAGACGAATACGATAAAGACATCGCTTTGGCAATTCGTTATGCAGTAGACAATGGAGCAAAAGTAATTAACGGAAGTTTTGGAAAAAGTTTTTCTCCGCACAAACAATGGGTTTATGATGCCATTACTTATGCAGCTAAAAAAGACGTTTTAATTGTTCATGCAGCAGGTAACGATGGCTACAATATCGACGAAGCGAAGAACATTAATTATCCAAACGATTCTAAAGACAACGTAAAAGAATTTGCAGATAATTTAATCACAATTGGAGCAATTAATAAATCGTACGGAGAAACAGTTGTGGCTCCATTCTCAAACTTCGGAAAAATAAATGTAGACGTTTTTGCACCTGGTGAAGAAATCTATGCAACAGTTCCAAATAATAAATACAAATATTTGCAAGGAACATCAATGGCATCTCCAAATGCAGCAGGTGTTGCAGCGCTGATTCGTTCTTACTATCCAAAATTGAAAGCAGCTCAGGTTAAAAAGATTTTGATGGACTCTGGAGTGGCACTTCCTTCAATGGTTGTTTTGGGCGAAAGCGAAAATCCAGACGAAGCGCCAAAAGCAGTTTCTTCAGTAGAATCATCAAAAACAGCTAAGATGGTAAACGCTTATAATGCTTTGCTAATGGCTGAAAAGATGTCTAAAAAATAA